The proteins below come from a single Benincasa hispida cultivar B227 chromosome 4, ASM972705v1, whole genome shotgun sequence genomic window:
- the LOC120075476 gene encoding transcriptional corepressor LEUNIG isoform X2, with protein MSQTNWEADKMLDVYIHDYLVKRDLKATAQAFQAEGKVSSDPVAIDAPGGFLFEWWSVFWDIFIARTNEKHSDVAASYIETQLIKAREQQQHQQHQQQQQQQQTQPQQQQPQHMQMLLMQRHAQQQQQQQQQQQHQQQQQPQQQQQQTQQQQQQRRDGAQLLNGPSNGFAGNDPLMRQNPGSVNALATKMYEDRLKLPLQRDSLDDASMKQRFGENVGQLLDPNHASILKSAAATSQSSGQVLHVTAGGMSPQVQSRNQQLPGSTPDIKSEINPVLNPRAAGPEGSLMGIPGSNHGGNNLTLKGWPLTGLEQLRSGILQQQKPFIQAPQSFPPLQMLTQQHQQQLMLAQQNLTSPSVNDDGRRLRMLLNSRMAKDGLSNSVGDVVPNVGSPLQAGSPLLPRGDNTDMIIKHQQQQQQNSSQQQQQQQLQQHALSNQQSQSSNHNMHQQENIGGAGSVTMDGSMSNSFRGNDQVSKNQTGRKRKQPVSSSGPANSSGTANTAGPSPSSAPSTPSTHTPGDAISMPALPHSGSSSKPLMMFSSDGTGTFTSPSNQLWDDKELELQADMDRFVEDGSLDDNVESFLSHDDADPRDPVGRCMDGSKGFTFTEVNCVRASSSKVSSCHFSSDGKLLVSGGHDKKAVLWYTENLKPKTSLEEHASIVTDVRFSPSMPRLATSSFDRTVRVWDADNHCYSLRTFTGHSASVMSLDFHPKKDDFICSCDGDGEIRYWNITNGSCAAVFKGGTGQLRFQPRLGRYFAAAVDNIVSIFDVETQARLHSLQGHTKTVHSLCWDPSGEFLASVSEDSVRVWTLASGNEGESIHELSCNGNKFHSCVFHPTYSTLLVIGCYQSLELWNTTENKTMTLSAHEGLISSLAVSTTSGLVASASHDKFIKLWK; from the exons ATGTCTCAGACCAACTGGGAAGCTGATAAAAT GTTAGATGTGTATATTCACGATTATTTGGTAAAAAGAGATTTGAAGGCTACTGCTCAGGCTTTTCAAGCAGAGGGAAAAGTGTCTTCAGATCCTGTGG CTATTGATGCGCCTGGAGGCTTTCTGTTTGAATGGTGGTCGGTATTCTGGGATATATTCATTGCTAGGACTAATGAGAAGCACTCTGATGTTGCTGCATCTTATATTGAG ACACAATTAATAAAAGCAAGAGAGCAACAGCAACATCAGCAACATcaacagcagcagcagcagcagcaaaCACAGCCACAGCAACAGCAACCACAACACATGCAGATGCTTCTGATGCAGAGACATGCCCAACAGCAGCAgcagcaacaacaacagcaaCAGCATCAACAGCAACAGCAGCCACAGCAGCAACAACAACAAACTCAGCAACAGCAACAACAGCGAAGAGATGGAGCCCAACTCTTAAATGGACCTTCAAATGGTTTTGCTGGAAATGATCCTCTTATGCGCCAGAATCCCGGGTCTGTAaatgcattggctacaaaaatgtACGAGGACAGATTAAAACTGCCCCTTCAGAGGGATTCTCTAGATGATGCGTCTATGAAA CAAAGATTTGGGGAAAATGTCGGGCAGCTGTTGGACCCTAATCATGCTTCAATTCTGAAGTCAGCTGCAGCAACCAGCCAGTCCTCAGG GCAAGTGTTACATGTTACAGCTGGGGGAATGTCTCCTCAAGTTCAATCTAGGAACCAGCAATTGCCAGGTTCCACACCG GATATAAAGAGTGAGATCAACCCAGTTTTGAATCCTAGAGCTGCAGGTCCTGAGGGATCACTGATGGGCATTCCTG GATCGAATCATGGTGGCAATAATTTGACCTTAAAGGGATGGCCCCTCACT GGGTTAGAGCAGCTACGCTCTGGGATCCTTCAGCAACAAAAACCTTTCATACAGGCTCCTCAATCCTTTCCTCCGCTTCAGATGTTGACACAACAACACCAACAACAACTTATGCTCGCACAACAGAATTTAACATCACCTTCAGTTAATGATGATGGTAGAAGATTGAGAATGCTTTTGAATAGTCGAATGGCAAAAGATGGACTTTCAAATTCTGTTGGTGATGTTGTTCCAAATGTTGGATCTCCTCTCCAAGCTGGTAGTCCTCTCTTGCCTCGTGGAGACAACACAGACATGATCATTAAG CATCAACAACAGCAGCAACAGAATAGTAGCCAGCAACAGCAGCAGCAGCAACTTCAGCAGCATGCTCTTTCAAATCAACAATCACAAAGCTCAAACCACAACATGCACCAGCAAGAAAATATTGGGGGCGCTGGCAGTGTCACCATGGATGGTAGCATGTCAAACTCGTTTCGTGGAAATGATCAG GTTTCAAAAAATCAGACTGGGAGAAAGAGGAAGCAGCCAGTGTCATCTTCGGGTCCAGCAAATAGCTCAGGAACAGCAAATACTGCAGGCCCATCCCCAAGTTCTGCTCCTTCAACTCCCTCAACTCACACACCTGGAGATGCAATCTCAATGCCTGCTTTGCCTCACAGTGGTAGTTCATCTAAGCCTTTGATGATGTTCAGCAGTGACGGTACTGGCACTTTTACGTCCCCCTCAAATCAGTTG TGGGATGATAAAGAACTTGAATTGCAGGCTGATATGGATCGCTTCGTGGAAGATGGGTCTCTTGATGACAATGTCGAGTCTTTTTTATCCCATGATGATGCGGACCCTAGAGATCCTGTAGGGCGTTGTATGGATGGCAGCAAAG GATTCACATTTACGGAGGTGAATTGTGTTAGAGCAAGCTCAAGCAAAGTTTCCTCTTGCCACTTTTCATCTGATGGAAAACTGCTTGTTAGTGGTGGCCATGATAAGAAG GCTGTATTATGGTACACGGAGAATTTAAAGCCGAAAACTTCACTTGAAGAACATGCTTCCATAGTCACTGATGTTCGTTTTAGTCCTAGCATGCCCCGCCTTGCAACTTCTTCATTCGATCGAACAGTCAGGGTTTGGGATGCTGACAAC CATTGTTATTCTCTACGTACTTTTACGGGACATTCTGCTTCTGTTATGTCTTTGGACTTCCATCCAAAGAAGGATGACTTTATTTGCTCCTGTGATGGTGATGGTGAGATTCGATACTGGAATATTACTAATGGCAGCTGTGCAGCAGTATTCAAG GGTGGTACAGGCCAGCTGAGATTTCAACCTCGTCTTGGGAGATACTTTGCTGCTGCTGTAGATAACATCGTATCCATTTTTGATGTTGAGACACAAGCACGTCTGCATTCGTTACAG GGACACACCAAAACGGTTCATTCACTTTGTTGGGATCCTTCTGGAGAGTTCCTGGCATCCGTTAGCGAGGATTCTGTTCGAGTGTGGACacttgcttcggggaatgagggTGAATCTATTCACGAGTTGAGCTGTAATGGCAATAAATTTCACTCTTGCGTTTTTCATCCCACCTACTCTACTTTGCTGGTCATTGGATGTTACCAG TCGTTGGAGCTTTGGAACACAACAGAGAACAAGACGATGACTCTATCAGCTCATGAAGGTTTAATATCTTCCTTAGCAGTGTCCACAACATCGGGTCTGGTTGCCTCGGCCAGCCATGACAAGTTCATCAAACTATggaagtaa
- the LOC120075476 gene encoding transcriptional corepressor LEUNIG isoform X1 — MSQTNWEADKMLDVYIHDYLVKRDLKATAQAFQAEGKVSSDPVAIDAPGGFLFEWWSVFWDIFIARTNEKHSDVAASYIETQLIKAREQQQHQQHQQQQQQQQTQPQQQQPQHMQMLLMQRHAQQQQQQQQQQQHQQQQQPQQQQQQTQQQQQQRRDGAQLLNGPSNGFAGNDPLMRQNPGSVNALATKMYEDRLKLPLQRDSLDDASMKQRFGENVGQLLDPNHASILKSAAATSQSSGQVLHVTAGGMSPQVQSRNQQLPGSTPDIKSEINPVLNPRAAGPEGSLMGIPGSNHGGNNLTLKGWPLTGLEQLRSGILQQQKPFIQAPQSFPPLQMLTQQHQQQLMLAQQNLTSPSVNDDGRRLRMLLNSRMAKDGLSNSVGDVVPNVGSPLQAGSPLLPRGDNTDMIIKIKMAQLQHQQQQQQNSSQQQQQQQLQQHALSNQQSQSSNHNMHQQENIGGAGSVTMDGSMSNSFRGNDQVSKNQTGRKRKQPVSSSGPANSSGTANTAGPSPSSAPSTPSTHTPGDAISMPALPHSGSSSKPLMMFSSDGTGTFTSPSNQLWDDKELELQADMDRFVEDGSLDDNVESFLSHDDADPRDPVGRCMDGSKGFTFTEVNCVRASSSKVSSCHFSSDGKLLVSGGHDKKAVLWYTENLKPKTSLEEHASIVTDVRFSPSMPRLATSSFDRTVRVWDADNHCYSLRTFTGHSASVMSLDFHPKKDDFICSCDGDGEIRYWNITNGSCAAVFKGGTGQLRFQPRLGRYFAAAVDNIVSIFDVETQARLHSLQGHTKTVHSLCWDPSGEFLASVSEDSVRVWTLASGNEGESIHELSCNGNKFHSCVFHPTYSTLLVIGCYQSLELWNTTENKTMTLSAHEGLISSLAVSTTSGLVASASHDKFIKLWK; from the exons ATGTCTCAGACCAACTGGGAAGCTGATAAAAT GTTAGATGTGTATATTCACGATTATTTGGTAAAAAGAGATTTGAAGGCTACTGCTCAGGCTTTTCAAGCAGAGGGAAAAGTGTCTTCAGATCCTGTGG CTATTGATGCGCCTGGAGGCTTTCTGTTTGAATGGTGGTCGGTATTCTGGGATATATTCATTGCTAGGACTAATGAGAAGCACTCTGATGTTGCTGCATCTTATATTGAG ACACAATTAATAAAAGCAAGAGAGCAACAGCAACATCAGCAACATcaacagcagcagcagcagcagcaaaCACAGCCACAGCAACAGCAACCACAACACATGCAGATGCTTCTGATGCAGAGACATGCCCAACAGCAGCAgcagcaacaacaacagcaaCAGCATCAACAGCAACAGCAGCCACAGCAGCAACAACAACAAACTCAGCAACAGCAACAACAGCGAAGAGATGGAGCCCAACTCTTAAATGGACCTTCAAATGGTTTTGCTGGAAATGATCCTCTTATGCGCCAGAATCCCGGGTCTGTAaatgcattggctacaaaaatgtACGAGGACAGATTAAAACTGCCCCTTCAGAGGGATTCTCTAGATGATGCGTCTATGAAA CAAAGATTTGGGGAAAATGTCGGGCAGCTGTTGGACCCTAATCATGCTTCAATTCTGAAGTCAGCTGCAGCAACCAGCCAGTCCTCAGG GCAAGTGTTACATGTTACAGCTGGGGGAATGTCTCCTCAAGTTCAATCTAGGAACCAGCAATTGCCAGGTTCCACACCG GATATAAAGAGTGAGATCAACCCAGTTTTGAATCCTAGAGCTGCAGGTCCTGAGGGATCACTGATGGGCATTCCTG GATCGAATCATGGTGGCAATAATTTGACCTTAAAGGGATGGCCCCTCACT GGGTTAGAGCAGCTACGCTCTGGGATCCTTCAGCAACAAAAACCTTTCATACAGGCTCCTCAATCCTTTCCTCCGCTTCAGATGTTGACACAACAACACCAACAACAACTTATGCTCGCACAACAGAATTTAACATCACCTTCAGTTAATGATGATGGTAGAAGATTGAGAATGCTTTTGAATAGTCGAATGGCAAAAGATGGACTTTCAAATTCTGTTGGTGATGTTGTTCCAAATGTTGGATCTCCTCTCCAAGCTGGTAGTCCTCTCTTGCCTCGTGGAGACAACACAGACATGATCATTAAG ATAAAAATGGCTCAATTGCAGCATCAACAACAGCAGCAACAGAATAGTAGCCAGCAACAGCAGCAGCAGCAACTTCAGCAGCATGCTCTTTCAAATCAACAATCACAAAGCTCAAACCACAACATGCACCAGCAAGAAAATATTGGGGGCGCTGGCAGTGTCACCATGGATGGTAGCATGTCAAACTCGTTTCGTGGAAATGATCAG GTTTCAAAAAATCAGACTGGGAGAAAGAGGAAGCAGCCAGTGTCATCTTCGGGTCCAGCAAATAGCTCAGGAACAGCAAATACTGCAGGCCCATCCCCAAGTTCTGCTCCTTCAACTCCCTCAACTCACACACCTGGAGATGCAATCTCAATGCCTGCTTTGCCTCACAGTGGTAGTTCATCTAAGCCTTTGATGATGTTCAGCAGTGACGGTACTGGCACTTTTACGTCCCCCTCAAATCAGTTG TGGGATGATAAAGAACTTGAATTGCAGGCTGATATGGATCGCTTCGTGGAAGATGGGTCTCTTGATGACAATGTCGAGTCTTTTTTATCCCATGATGATGCGGACCCTAGAGATCCTGTAGGGCGTTGTATGGATGGCAGCAAAG GATTCACATTTACGGAGGTGAATTGTGTTAGAGCAAGCTCAAGCAAAGTTTCCTCTTGCCACTTTTCATCTGATGGAAAACTGCTTGTTAGTGGTGGCCATGATAAGAAG GCTGTATTATGGTACACGGAGAATTTAAAGCCGAAAACTTCACTTGAAGAACATGCTTCCATAGTCACTGATGTTCGTTTTAGTCCTAGCATGCCCCGCCTTGCAACTTCTTCATTCGATCGAACAGTCAGGGTTTGGGATGCTGACAAC CATTGTTATTCTCTACGTACTTTTACGGGACATTCTGCTTCTGTTATGTCTTTGGACTTCCATCCAAAGAAGGATGACTTTATTTGCTCCTGTGATGGTGATGGTGAGATTCGATACTGGAATATTACTAATGGCAGCTGTGCAGCAGTATTCAAG GGTGGTACAGGCCAGCTGAGATTTCAACCTCGTCTTGGGAGATACTTTGCTGCTGCTGTAGATAACATCGTATCCATTTTTGATGTTGAGACACAAGCACGTCTGCATTCGTTACAG GGACACACCAAAACGGTTCATTCACTTTGTTGGGATCCTTCTGGAGAGTTCCTGGCATCCGTTAGCGAGGATTCTGTTCGAGTGTGGACacttgcttcggggaatgagggTGAATCTATTCACGAGTTGAGCTGTAATGGCAATAAATTTCACTCTTGCGTTTTTCATCCCACCTACTCTACTTTGCTGGTCATTGGATGTTACCAG TCGTTGGAGCTTTGGAACACAACAGAGAACAAGACGATGACTCTATCAGCTCATGAAGGTTTAATATCTTCCTTAGCAGTGTCCACAACATCGGGTCTGGTTGCCTCGGCCAGCCATGACAAGTTCATCAAACTATggaagtaa
- the LOC120075476 gene encoding transcriptional corepressor LEUNIG isoform X3: MSQTNWEADKMLDVYIHDYLVKRDLKATAQAFQAEGKVSSDPVAIDAPGGFLFEWWSVFWDIFIARTNEKHSDVAASYIETQLIKAREQQQHQQHQQQQQQQQTQPQQQQPQHMQMLLMQRHAQQQQQQQQQQQHQQQQQPQQQQQQTQQQQQQRRDGAQLLNGPSNGFAGNDPLMRQNPGSVNALATKMYEDRLKLPLQRDSLDDASMKQRFGENVGQLLDPNHASILKSAAATSQSSGQVLHVTAGGMSPQVQSRNQQLPGSTPDIKSEINPVLNPRAAGPEGSLMGIPGSNHGGNNLTLKGWPLTGLEQLRSGILQQQKPFIQAPQSFPPLQMLTQQHQQQLMLAQQNLTSPSVNDDGRRLRMLLNSRMAKDGLSNSVGDVVPNVGSPLQAGSPLLPRGDNTDMIIKIKMAQLQHQQQQQQNSSQQQQQQQLQQHALSNQQSQSSNHNMHQQENIGGAGSVTMDGSMSNSFRGNDQVSKNQTGRKRKQPVSSSGPANSSGTANTAGPSPSSAPSTPSTHTPGDAISMPALPHSGSSSKPLMMFSSDGTGTFTSPSNQLADMDRFVEDGSLDDNVESFLSHDDADPRDPVGRCMDGSKGFTFTEVNCVRASSSKVSSCHFSSDGKLLVSGGHDKKAVLWYTENLKPKTSLEEHASIVTDVRFSPSMPRLATSSFDRTVRVWDADNHCYSLRTFTGHSASVMSLDFHPKKDDFICSCDGDGEIRYWNITNGSCAAVFKGGTGQLRFQPRLGRYFAAAVDNIVSIFDVETQARLHSLQGHTKTVHSLCWDPSGEFLASVSEDSVRVWTLASGNEGESIHELSCNGNKFHSCVFHPTYSTLLVIGCYQSLELWNTTENKTMTLSAHEGLISSLAVSTTSGLVASASHDKFIKLWK, translated from the exons ATGTCTCAGACCAACTGGGAAGCTGATAAAAT GTTAGATGTGTATATTCACGATTATTTGGTAAAAAGAGATTTGAAGGCTACTGCTCAGGCTTTTCAAGCAGAGGGAAAAGTGTCTTCAGATCCTGTGG CTATTGATGCGCCTGGAGGCTTTCTGTTTGAATGGTGGTCGGTATTCTGGGATATATTCATTGCTAGGACTAATGAGAAGCACTCTGATGTTGCTGCATCTTATATTGAG ACACAATTAATAAAAGCAAGAGAGCAACAGCAACATCAGCAACATcaacagcagcagcagcagcagcaaaCACAGCCACAGCAACAGCAACCACAACACATGCAGATGCTTCTGATGCAGAGACATGCCCAACAGCAGCAgcagcaacaacaacagcaaCAGCATCAACAGCAACAGCAGCCACAGCAGCAACAACAACAAACTCAGCAACAGCAACAACAGCGAAGAGATGGAGCCCAACTCTTAAATGGACCTTCAAATGGTTTTGCTGGAAATGATCCTCTTATGCGCCAGAATCCCGGGTCTGTAaatgcattggctacaaaaatgtACGAGGACAGATTAAAACTGCCCCTTCAGAGGGATTCTCTAGATGATGCGTCTATGAAA CAAAGATTTGGGGAAAATGTCGGGCAGCTGTTGGACCCTAATCATGCTTCAATTCTGAAGTCAGCTGCAGCAACCAGCCAGTCCTCAGG GCAAGTGTTACATGTTACAGCTGGGGGAATGTCTCCTCAAGTTCAATCTAGGAACCAGCAATTGCCAGGTTCCACACCG GATATAAAGAGTGAGATCAACCCAGTTTTGAATCCTAGAGCTGCAGGTCCTGAGGGATCACTGATGGGCATTCCTG GATCGAATCATGGTGGCAATAATTTGACCTTAAAGGGATGGCCCCTCACT GGGTTAGAGCAGCTACGCTCTGGGATCCTTCAGCAACAAAAACCTTTCATACAGGCTCCTCAATCCTTTCCTCCGCTTCAGATGTTGACACAACAACACCAACAACAACTTATGCTCGCACAACAGAATTTAACATCACCTTCAGTTAATGATGATGGTAGAAGATTGAGAATGCTTTTGAATAGTCGAATGGCAAAAGATGGACTTTCAAATTCTGTTGGTGATGTTGTTCCAAATGTTGGATCTCCTCTCCAAGCTGGTAGTCCTCTCTTGCCTCGTGGAGACAACACAGACATGATCATTAAG ATAAAAATGGCTCAATTGCAGCATCAACAACAGCAGCAACAGAATAGTAGCCAGCAACAGCAGCAGCAGCAACTTCAGCAGCATGCTCTTTCAAATCAACAATCACAAAGCTCAAACCACAACATGCACCAGCAAGAAAATATTGGGGGCGCTGGCAGTGTCACCATGGATGGTAGCATGTCAAACTCGTTTCGTGGAAATGATCAG GTTTCAAAAAATCAGACTGGGAGAAAGAGGAAGCAGCCAGTGTCATCTTCGGGTCCAGCAAATAGCTCAGGAACAGCAAATACTGCAGGCCCATCCCCAAGTTCTGCTCCTTCAACTCCCTCAACTCACACACCTGGAGATGCAATCTCAATGCCTGCTTTGCCTCACAGTGGTAGTTCATCTAAGCCTTTGATGATGTTCAGCAGTGACGGTACTGGCACTTTTACGTCCCCCTCAAATCAGTTG GCTGATATGGATCGCTTCGTGGAAGATGGGTCTCTTGATGACAATGTCGAGTCTTTTTTATCCCATGATGATGCGGACCCTAGAGATCCTGTAGGGCGTTGTATGGATGGCAGCAAAG GATTCACATTTACGGAGGTGAATTGTGTTAGAGCAAGCTCAAGCAAAGTTTCCTCTTGCCACTTTTCATCTGATGGAAAACTGCTTGTTAGTGGTGGCCATGATAAGAAG GCTGTATTATGGTACACGGAGAATTTAAAGCCGAAAACTTCACTTGAAGAACATGCTTCCATAGTCACTGATGTTCGTTTTAGTCCTAGCATGCCCCGCCTTGCAACTTCTTCATTCGATCGAACAGTCAGGGTTTGGGATGCTGACAAC CATTGTTATTCTCTACGTACTTTTACGGGACATTCTGCTTCTGTTATGTCTTTGGACTTCCATCCAAAGAAGGATGACTTTATTTGCTCCTGTGATGGTGATGGTGAGATTCGATACTGGAATATTACTAATGGCAGCTGTGCAGCAGTATTCAAG GGTGGTACAGGCCAGCTGAGATTTCAACCTCGTCTTGGGAGATACTTTGCTGCTGCTGTAGATAACATCGTATCCATTTTTGATGTTGAGACACAAGCACGTCTGCATTCGTTACAG GGACACACCAAAACGGTTCATTCACTTTGTTGGGATCCTTCTGGAGAGTTCCTGGCATCCGTTAGCGAGGATTCTGTTCGAGTGTGGACacttgcttcggggaatgagggTGAATCTATTCACGAGTTGAGCTGTAATGGCAATAAATTTCACTCTTGCGTTTTTCATCCCACCTACTCTACTTTGCTGGTCATTGGATGTTACCAG TCGTTGGAGCTTTGGAACACAACAGAGAACAAGACGATGACTCTATCAGCTCATGAAGGTTTAATATCTTCCTTAGCAGTGTCCACAACATCGGGTCTGGTTGCCTCGGCCAGCCATGACAAGTTCATCAAACTATggaagtaa